One Dama dama isolate Ldn47 chromosome 31, ASM3311817v1, whole genome shotgun sequence genomic window carries:
- the LOC133050105 gene encoding olfactory receptor 5AC1-like: MMEANKTLVIEFFLTGLTDLPGLQVPLFLVFLAIYLTTMVGNLGLILLICKDPHLHTPMYSFLGSLAFADACSSSVTPKMLVNTLDKSQTMSLFECMAQYYFFGSSATTECFLLVVMAYDRCVAICSPLLYPVVMADRLCTWLISASYAIGFLHPMIHVGLLFRLTFCRSNIIHHFYCEILPLFTISCTDPSINALVLFIFASFIQAFTFMGIIVSYTCVLFAILKKKSEKGRSKAFSTCSAHLLSVSLFYGTLFFMYVRPGSGQDQYQDKMYSLFYTIIIPMLNPFIYSLRNKEVLGVLRKIIKI, encoded by the coding sequence ATGATGGAGGCAAACAAGACCCTGGTGATAGAATTTTTTCTCACAGGACTCACAGATCTCCCAGGGCTGCAGGTCCCCCTGTTCCTGGTGTTCCTGGCCATCTACCTCACCACCATGGTGGGCAACCTTGGACTGATTCTTCTCATCTGTAAGGACCCCCATCTTCACACCCCTATGTACTCATTCCTGGGCAGCTTGGCCTTTGCAGATGCCTGCTCTTCATCTGTGACTCCCAAGATGCTTGTCAACACCTTAGACAAGAGTCAAACGATGTCTCTCTTTGAGTGCATGGCCCAGTACTATTTTTTTGGTTCCAGTGCCACCACAGAATGTTTCCTCCTGGTGGTGATGGCCTACGACCGCTGTGTAGCCATATGCAGCCCCTTACTTTACCCAGTGGTGATGGCCGACAGACTCTGCACTTGGCTGATAAGTGCATCATATGCAATTGGTTTTCTGCATCCTATGATACATGTAGGATTATTATTTAGATTAACTTTCTGCAGGTCTAATATAATACATCATTTCTACTGTGAAATCTTGCCACTTTTTACAATTTCTTGCACTGATCCATCAATTAATGCattagtgctttttatttttgcctcttttataCAGGCTTTTACTTTTATGGGTATTATAGTCTCCTATACTTGTGTCCTCTTTGCCATCCTGAAAAAGAAGTCGGAAAAGGGCAGGAGCAAAGCCTTCTCCACGTGCAGCGCCCACCTTCTCTCTGTTTCCCTATTCTATGGTACTCTCTTCTTCATGTATGTGCGTCCTGGGTCTGGTCAGGATCAATATCAGGATAAAATGTATTCACTGTTCTACACAATTATAATTCCCATGCTAAACCCCTTTATTTATAGCCTAAGAAACAAGGAAGTTTTAGGTGtgcttagaaaaataataaagatataa